One Desulfovibrio fairfieldensis genomic window carries:
- a CDS encoding TRAP transporter substrate-binding protein, producing MKIAKLCTAAAAILLIVTSVHATEYKTMKIRMACSTPPGTIQAAPLDKLAEIVERESDGKITFEKFYGGVLGDEQSTVKQLRSDSIQIGVMAAGNLTPFAPSSTLVIMPYLFPKKEMARIFFSDKTLMGALADKIAEQSRTRPLAWLMSGYRVLTNSRHPIKKLEDMRGLKWRVPPVELQLNTFRAWGVEPHPLAWIETFNGLQQGVIDGQENPNDLNRDTKFWEVQKYITNVHYMIWVAPILVSERWYRKLDPDTKKLFDRAAQEAALWMWDWAETQDKKALQECLDHGMTVNDLEDEAVWMEKARAIWPKYYNVIGGKEVLDKALAVMGQK from the coding sequence ATGAAAATTGCGAAATTGTGCACTGCTGCAGCGGCCATATTGCTCATCGTCACTTCCGTCCATGCGACGGAATACAAAACGATGAAAATCCGAATGGCCTGCTCGACGCCACCCGGCACAATCCAAGCCGCGCCGCTGGACAAGCTTGCAGAGATCGTTGAGCGTGAATCCGATGGCAAAATTACTTTCGAAAAGTTCTATGGCGGCGTTCTGGGCGACGAGCAGAGCACCGTCAAGCAGCTGCGAAGCGACAGCATCCAGATCGGCGTCATGGCGGCGGGTAACCTCACACCATTTGCTCCCAGCTCCACACTCGTCATCATGCCTTACCTTTTTCCTAAAAAGGAAATGGCTCGTATCTTCTTCAGCGACAAAACCCTGATGGGCGCTTTGGCTGACAAAATAGCCGAGCAAAGCCGTACACGCCCTTTGGCATGGCTTATGAGCGGTTATCGCGTGCTCACCAATTCCCGGCATCCCATCAAAAAACTGGAAGACATGCGCGGCCTCAAATGGCGCGTGCCTCCGGTAGAACTCCAATTGAATACCTTTCGGGCCTGGGGCGTGGAACCGCATCCTCTGGCTTGGATCGAAACCTTCAACGGCCTGCAGCAAGGCGTCATTGACGGCCAGGAAAATCCCAACGACCTGAACCGCGACACCAAGTTCTGGGAAGTACAGAAGTACATCACCAATGTACATTATATGATCTGGGTAGCCCCGATCCTGGTGAGCGAGCGTTGGTACCGTAAGTTGGACCCCGACACTAAAAAGCTGTTTGACCGTGCGGCTCAGGAAGCGGCCCTATGGATGTGGGACTGGGCCGAAACCCAGGACAAAAAGGCTCTTCAGGAATGTCTTGATCATGGTATGACCGTCAATGATCTCGAAGATGAAGCTGTCTGGATGGAAAAGGCTCGCGCCATCTGGCCCAAGTACTATAACGTGATCGGCGGGAAGGAAGTGTTGGACAAAGCACTGGCCGTCATGGGGCAAAAGTAG
- a CDS encoding TRAP transporter small permease has translation MLRKLYDNLEEYLCFLFSAVMVLCLILQVGIRTLTGDALAWTEELSRYCFIWTVYVAMCFATKRLTQVRITAQFLRASVRTRLIFRFIADAICIAFNFFVAWVCFSSIAENFDFPEISATLGIVKGYVEMVIPVCFVLASWRCIEAWVVNWRRGTLENLVKNAGEGDL, from the coding sequence ATGCTCCGCAAACTTTACGACAACCTCGAAGAATACCTCTGTTTCCTTTTCAGTGCGGTTATGGTCCTCTGCCTCATCCTACAGGTGGGTATCAGAACACTGACAGGCGACGCTCTGGCCTGGACGGAAGAACTCAGCCGCTATTGCTTCATCTGGACCGTCTACGTGGCCATGTGCTTTGCCACCAAACGGCTGACGCAGGTGCGCATCACCGCGCAGTTTTTGCGGGCTTCCGTACGGACTCGACTCATTTTCCGCTTCATCGCCGACGCCATCTGTATCGCATTCAATTTTTTTGTCGCCTGGGTATGTTTCTCCTCCATCGCGGAAAATTTTGATTTCCCCGAAATTTCAGCCACCTTGGGCATCGTCAAAGGCTATGTTGAAATGGTCATCCCTGTTTGCTTTGTTCTGGCAAGCTGGCGCTGCATCGAAGCCTGGGTTGTCAACTGGCGGCGAGGGACATTGGAAAATCTCGTCAAAAATGCAGGCGAAGGGGATCTCTGA
- a CDS encoding TRAP transporter large permease, with protein MDTLTILGTSLLLLILIGVPIYMVLIGSTIIALVCAGTLPLEIIHEALFEGLNSFALLAIPVFVVAGSLMERGGITNQIIDTVKQLTGRIHGGLGITTILACTFFAAISGSGPGTVAAVGTLLIPSMIRNGYSPRYAAAASSSGGTIGILIPPSNPLIIYGIMGNVSITSLFTAGFVPGFMVAFFMSLTAWFIAKRQDFSGDVSQPPFNVAHFCKTCFRYLPSLLTPFIILGSIYSGICTPVEASVVAVIWAFLVGGLVNRQLTWNKIYHSFVDGAMLCGVVLLIVGSSTLFGKLLTYEQVPLRLAEAFLAFSQSKTVIMLLILALLLVLGMFLETLATLIILVPVLMPIVTQLGIDPVHFGIFLVLTNEVALLSPPLGVNLFVSSRIADIPVESVVIGIMPYIGVLILCTLLVAFIPEISLCLPRLFGYL; from the coding sequence ATGGATACGCTGACCATACTCGGAACAAGCCTGCTCCTGCTTATCCTGATTGGCGTCCCTATCTACATGGTACTCATCGGGTCAACCATCATCGCCCTTGTCTGTGCGGGCACGCTCCCCCTTGAAATCATTCATGAAGCCCTGTTTGAGGGATTGAATTCCTTTGCCCTGCTGGCCATCCCCGTCTTTGTCGTGGCGGGGTCGCTCATGGAGCGCGGCGGCATCACCAACCAGATCATCGATACGGTCAAACAGCTGACCGGGCGCATCCACGGAGGCCTGGGCATCACGACCATCCTGGCCTGTACCTTCTTTGCCGCCATCTCCGGCTCGGGACCGGGAACAGTCGCCGCCGTGGGAACCCTACTCATCCCCTCCATGATCCGTAACGGCTACAGCCCACGCTATGCGGCTGCGGCCTCCTCTTCCGGGGGCACCATCGGCATCCTCATCCCGCCGAGCAACCCGTTAATCATTTATGGGATCATGGGTAATGTCTCCATCACCAGTCTATTTACAGCCGGTTTCGTACCGGGCTTCATGGTTGCCTTCTTTATGAGCCTAACGGCCTGGTTCATCGCCAAAAGACAGGATTTTTCCGGCGATGTCTCTCAACCCCCATTCAATGTCGCCCATTTCTGCAAAACCTGCTTCAGATATCTGCCGTCTCTACTGACGCCCTTCATCATCCTCGGCTCTATCTATTCCGGCATCTGCACGCCAGTGGAAGCCTCGGTGGTGGCGGTGATTTGGGCATTTCTCGTCGGGGGCCTCGTCAACCGGCAACTGACATGGAACAAAATTTACCACTCCTTTGTGGACGGAGCCATGCTCTGTGGCGTAGTGCTGCTTATCGTTGGTTCGTCCACACTTTTCGGCAAGCTGCTGACCTATGAGCAGGTACCCTTGCGTCTGGCCGAAGCCTTTCTTGCTTTCTCCCAAAGCAAGACCGTCATTATGCTGCTGATTCTCGCCCTGTTGCTTGTGCTCGGCATGTTCCTCGAAACGCTGGCGACGCTTATCATCCTCGTGCCGGTGCTTATGCCCATCGTGACGCAACTCGGCATCGACCCAGTGCATTTCGGCATTTTCCTCGTACTGACCAACGAAGTAGCCCTGTTGTCCCCGCCGCTGGGCGTAAATCTCTTCGTCTCCTCACGCATAGCGGACATCCCCGTGGAATCGGTGGTCATCGGCATCATGCCTTATATCGGCGTACTCATTTTGTGTACGTTGCTGGTGGCTTTTATTCCGGAGATTTCACTCTGTCTGCCGAGACTATTCGGCTATCTATAA
- a CDS encoding chemotaxis protein: protein MAQTNILLETGTNELEIVEFYVNQDGYEAHYGLNVAKVVEIGRRQTVTAMPEMRHKALLGAFPHRNGRIVPLIDMAQFLGSGPITNEDAKVIVTEFNTVCTGFLVSGVNRIYRLSWTDVEAPGNFLQNVSRSSVTGVVRLEERVIFLLDLEAIVAELHPAMAISFDGAAMNDADGKTYNILHVDDSSSIRSLVLDLLNKEGRFNVVQHVNGQEAWDYLQRLRARSEEEGKPISSYVQGIISDIEMPSMDGLALCKRIKTDPMLNQVPVAIFSSMINESLARKCASVGADAQYTKPDLKALSVKLHDLITRAWA, encoded by the coding sequence ATGGCGCAGACCAATATCTTGCTGGAAACCGGCACCAATGAGCTGGAAATCGTGGAATTTTACGTCAACCAGGACGGCTACGAAGCCCACTACGGCCTGAATGTGGCCAAGGTGGTGGAAATCGGGCGGCGGCAGACCGTCACGGCCATGCCGGAAATGCGCCACAAAGCCCTGCTGGGGGCCTTTCCCCATCGCAACGGCCGCATTGTGCCGCTCATCGACATGGCCCAGTTCCTGGGCAGCGGCCCCATCACCAATGAGGACGCCAAAGTCATTGTGACCGAGTTCAACACGGTCTGCACGGGCTTTCTGGTGTCGGGCGTCAACCGCATCTACCGCCTGAGCTGGACGGATGTGGAAGCGCCGGGCAATTTCCTGCAGAACGTCAGCCGCAGTTCCGTGACCGGCGTGGTGCGGTTGGAAGAGCGGGTCATTTTTCTCCTGGATCTGGAGGCCATTGTGGCCGAACTGCACCCGGCCATGGCCATCAGCTTTGACGGCGCGGCCATGAATGACGCCGACGGCAAGACCTACAATATCCTGCATGTGGACGATTCCAGCAGCATCCGTTCCCTGGTGCTGGATCTGCTCAACAAGGAAGGCCGCTTCAACGTGGTGCAGCACGTCAACGGCCAGGAAGCCTGGGATTATCTCCAGCGCCTGCGCGCCCGCAGCGAAGAGGAAGGCAAGCCCATTTCCTCCTATGTGCAGGGCATCATCAGCGACATTGAAATGCCGTCCATGGACGGTCTGGCCCTGTGCAAGCGGATCAAGACGGACCCGATGCTCAACCAGGTCCCGGTGGCTATTTTTTCCTCCATGATCAACGAAAGTCTGGCCCGCAAATGCGCCAGCGTGGGCGCGGACGCTCAATACACCAAGCCGGACCTCAAGGCCCTTTCGGTAAAGCTGCACGACCTGATCACCAGGGCCTGGGCGTAA
- the cysK gene encoding cysteine synthase A: MLTTVLQTIGNTPMLRLDLSRDLPGTVWLKLENRNPGGSIKDRVAFYLIERALENGELEPDGVLVEATSGNMGIGMALVSAVRGLRCVLAMPESMSLERRNLLKALGAELKLTPADKGMGAAVQEAHRIAQATGGHILGQFTNPEAVEAHYQSTGPEIYKDSAGKMDVLVAGVGSGSSITGTGRFLKERIPGFKVMAVEPAASPVLSGGKPGPHLIQGIGAGFVPEILDRALLDEIIQVDGREAIDMARKLMRTEGVCAGISTGANVLAALGVASRPEMRGKNIVTFACDTGERYMSTALFQDQD, translated from the coding sequence ATGTTGACCACTGTTTTGCAGACCATCGGCAATACGCCCATGCTCCGTCTGGATCTTTCCCGCGACCTGCCGGGCACGGTCTGGCTGAAGCTGGAAAACCGCAATCCCGGGGGCTCCATCAAGGACCGCGTGGCCTTTTACCTGATTGAGCGCGCCCTTGAAAACGGCGAGCTGGAGCCCGACGGCGTGTTGGTGGAGGCCACCAGCGGCAATATGGGCATCGGCATGGCCCTGGTCTCGGCCGTGCGCGGCCTGCGTTGCGTGCTCGCCATGCCGGAATCCATGAGCCTGGAGCGCCGCAATCTGCTCAAGGCCTTGGGCGCGGAGCTCAAGCTCACGCCCGCGGACAAGGGCATGGGCGCGGCCGTGCAGGAGGCGCACCGCATCGCCCAGGCCACGGGCGGCCATATTCTCGGCCAGTTCACCAATCCCGAGGCCGTGGAGGCCCATTACCAGAGCACCGGGCCGGAAATCTACAAGGACAGCGCGGGCAAGATGGACGTGCTGGTGGCCGGTGTGGGCTCGGGCTCGTCCATCACCGGCACGGGCCGTTTTCTGAAGGAGCGCATCCCCGGCTTCAAGGTCATGGCCGTGGAGCCCGCGGCTTCGCCCGTGCTCTCCGGCGGCAAGCCGGGGCCGCATCTGATCCAGGGCATCGGGGCGGGTTTTGTGCCGGAAATCCTGGACCGCGCCCTGCTGGACGAAATCATTCAGGTGGACGGCCGGGAGGCCATTGACATGGCCCGCAAGCTCATGCGCACCGAGGGCGTGTGCGCGGGCATCTCCACCGGAGCCAACGTGCTGGCCGCGCTGGGCGTGGCATCCCGTCCCGAAATGCGGGGCAAGAACATCGTCACCTTTGCCTGCGACACCGGCGAACGCTATATGTCCACAGCCCTGTTCCAGGATCAGGACTGA
- a CDS encoding nuclear transport factor 2 family protein — protein MKFVQLVPLLLALALCLAGGVAHAKADTVALYTEAVMTGDVAALQKLLAPNYWHVSSNGHIQDKEHFIAGIKNKELVVDRLTLTNVRDTKVGNTRMLTANGYFKGTAVPALPQGLMRFTMVLANNNGQEQVALFQATPVDPTPDCKDGNCQIK, from the coding sequence ATGAAATTTGTACAGTTGGTGCCGCTTCTTCTGGCTCTGGCCCTTTGTCTGGCGGGCGGCGTGGCTCATGCCAAGGCCGATACCGTGGCTTTGTACACCGAAGCTGTAATGACCGGCGATGTGGCCGCCCTGCAAAAGCTGCTGGCGCCTAACTACTGGCACGTCAGCTCCAACGGCCATATCCAGGACAAGGAGCACTTCATCGCCGGCATCAAAAACAAGGAGCTGGTCGTGGACCGCCTGACGCTCACCAACGTGCGCGACACCAAGGTCGGAAACACCAGGATGCTTACGGCCAACGGCTACTTCAAGGGTACGGCCGTGCCGGCTCTGCCCCAGGGGCTGATGCGCTTCACCATGGTGCTGGCCAACAACAACGGCCAGGAGCAGGTGGCGCTTTTCCAGGCCACGCCCGTGGACCCCACTCCGGACTGCAAGGACGGCAACTGCCAGATCAAGTAA
- a CDS encoding diguanylate cyclase domain-containing protein codes for MKTKPASGEAAVRQLLHEYGERNRDGILELLTDDVIWIGTAAHEQIFGKHAVARLLDDDLRTDATPYDVELTDVKEIALGPVVATLFVQTRASLRGRTDFALECRNTYTCCDKGDGFRICSWHCSTATALQNEDEYFPISFAENIMKKATLDPVTRIMNRASFEESVQLYLKERRGNYALALIDLDDFKGVNDRYGHHCGDKVLAFVAQRLKRAFAETDLVARLGGDELVAFVPSLTGEEELRAKIEAFFSGISRALTLDSQVYMPSASVGVCICREKRGMSYEQCYKAADAAMYQAKHSGKNAWRFKRF; via the coding sequence TTGAAAACGAAGCCCGCAAGCGGGGAAGCGGCGGTGCGGCAATTGCTGCATGAATATGGCGAACGGAACCGGGATGGAATTCTGGAACTCCTCACGGACGATGTGATCTGGATCGGCACGGCGGCACATGAGCAGATTTTCGGCAAACACGCGGTGGCCCGCTTGCTGGACGACGATCTGCGAACAGACGCGACGCCGTATGACGTGGAGCTCACGGACGTTAAAGAAATTGCTCTCGGACCGGTCGTGGCCACACTGTTCGTGCAGACCAGAGCATCCCTGCGGGGAAGAACGGATTTCGCCCTGGAATGCCGCAACACCTATACCTGCTGCGACAAGGGCGACGGCTTCAGGATTTGTTCGTGGCATTGCTCCACAGCGACGGCCCTGCAGAATGAGGATGAATATTTTCCGATTTCCTTTGCGGAAAATATCATGAAAAAAGCCACCCTGGATCCGGTGACGCGTATCATGAACCGGGCCAGCTTTGAGGAATCCGTACAGCTTTACCTCAAAGAGCGGCGCGGCAATTACGCGCTGGCCCTCATTGACCTGGATGATTTCAAGGGCGTCAACGACAGGTACGGGCATCATTGCGGCGACAAGGTGCTGGCCTTTGTCGCGCAACGCCTGAAAAGGGCTTTTGCGGAAACAGACCTTGTAGCGCGTCTGGGTGGCGATGAACTCGTGGCCTTTGTGCCTTCGCTGACCGGCGAGGAAGAGCTGCGGGCCAAGATTGAAGCCTTTTTCAGCGGCATCTCCCGCGCATTGACTCTTGATTCCCAGGTCTATATGCCCTCGGCAAGCGTGGGCGTGTGCATTTGCCGGGAAAAGCGGGGAATGAGCTACGAACAGTGTTACAAGGCGGCGGACGCCGCCATGTACCAGGCCAAGCACAGCGGCAAAAACGCATGGCGCTTCAAGCGCTTCTGA
- a CDS encoding DinB family protein, with translation MSRAIVMAAQGPFLHAWGLLEAYVDVCPDEIWVEKNGGWPVWQQLAHAIMVLDFLVLGENGQLLPVPCDMDALMLRTQDVPALGKTALRDYAATVKARVDNWIAGLEDADLARTNVVLSAKLGRETSYAATLVMLASHTDYHIGSCDAALRNHGLPGVF, from the coding sequence ATGTCCCGCGCAATCGTAATGGCGGCCCAGGGGCCGTTTCTGCACGCCTGGGGACTGCTGGAGGCCTATGTGGACGTCTGCCCGGATGAAATATGGGTGGAGAAAAACGGCGGCTGGCCCGTCTGGCAGCAGCTCGCCCACGCGATCATGGTGCTGGATTTTCTTGTGCTCGGCGAGAATGGGCAACTGCTGCCCGTGCCCTGCGACATGGACGCGCTCATGCTCAGGACGCAGGACGTTCCGGCGCTGGGCAAGACGGCCCTGCGGGACTACGCGGCCACGGTCAAGGCCCGCGTGGACAACTGGATCGCCGGGCTGGAAGACGCGGATCTGGCCCGCACTAACGTCGTGCTGAGCGCGAAGCTGGGCCGCGAAACCTCCTACGCGGCCACCCTGGTCATGCTGGCCTCGCACACCGACTACCATATCGGCTCCTGCGACGCGGCTTTGAGGAACCATGGTTTGCCGGGCGTGTTTTAG
- a CDS encoding peptidylprolyl isomerase: MADNPTVLLETSSGDILIELFPDKAPQTVANFLQYVDDGFYENTIFHRVIPGFMIQGGGMGARMDEKDTREPVQNEADNGLKNERGTLAMARTRDPHSATAQFFINLVDNDFLDHSQPTLDGWGYCVFGKVTEGMDVVDKIAKVKTKSMGMHENVPVDMVLITGASRFE; this comes from the coding sequence ATGGCTGACAATCCCACCGTGTTGCTGGAAACCTCGTCCGGCGACATCCTGATCGAACTTTTTCCGGACAAGGCTCCCCAGACCGTCGCCAATTTTTTGCAGTATGTGGATGACGGCTTTTATGAAAATACCATCTTCCACCGCGTGATCCCCGGCTTCATGATTCAGGGCGGCGGCATGGGCGCGCGCATGGACGAAAAGGACACCCGCGAGCCCGTGCAGAACGAGGCCGACAACGGCCTGAAGAACGAGCGCGGCACTCTCGCCATGGCCCGCACCCGCGACCCGCACAGCGCCACGGCCCAGTTTTTCATCAATCTGGTGGACAACGACTTTCTGGACCACAGCCAGCCCACGCTCGACGGCTGGGGCTACTGCGTGTTCGGCAAAGTCACCGAAGGCATGGACGTGGTGGACAAGATCGCCAAGGTCAAGACCAAGAGCATGGGCATGCACGAGAATGTGCCCGTGGACATGGTGCTGATCACCGGCGCGAGCCGCTTTGAGTAA
- the mutY gene encoding A/G-specific adenine glycosylase yields MLPGLEAAPRPVPPRHLPPDAHLPQLREALLAWFAAHQRPLPWRINYTPYEVWISEVMLQQTQMERGVSYFTRWMARFPDVAALAAASEEEVLRLWEGLGYYSRARHVLAAARLIMEKHKGVFPSGLEDIRALPGVGPYTAGAVASIAFGEKLPCVDANVERVVARVFDLDGPVKQEPAASAVRAWALRLVPEGRAREHNQAMMELGALVCGKKPRCALCPLAAFCVSLHLGIVDQRPVPGKRAAITPIEVVTGVLRHTGRVFVQKRLASGVWGNLWEFPGGRVEPGESPEQAVAREFGEETGFDVAVDRSYGIIRHGYTTYRITLHCFALSLAATTAAATAAEPPAPPILTAASAWRWVTPVELENLAMPAAHRKLADQIFGPGGQSRLPGA; encoded by the coding sequence ATGCTGCCCGGCCTGGAGGCCGCCCCCCGACCCGTCCCGCCGCGCCACCTGCCGCCCGACGCGCATCTGCCGCAATTGCGGGAAGCCCTGCTGGCTTGGTTCGCCGCGCACCAGCGGCCCCTGCCCTGGCGCATCAACTACACCCCCTATGAGGTCTGGATTTCCGAGGTCATGCTCCAGCAGACTCAGATGGAACGCGGGGTGAGCTATTTCACGCGCTGGATGGCCCGCTTTCCGGACGTGGCGGCGCTGGCCGCCGCCTCGGAAGAGGAAGTGCTGCGCCTCTGGGAGGGCTTGGGCTACTATTCGCGCGCCCGTCACGTGCTGGCCGCGGCCCGGCTGATCATGGAAAAGCACAAGGGCGTCTTCCCCTCGGGCCTGGAGGACATCCGCGCCCTGCCCGGCGTGGGGCCGTACACGGCCGGGGCCGTCGCCAGCATCGCCTTCGGCGAAAAGCTGCCCTGCGTGGACGCCAATGTGGAACGGGTGGTGGCCCGCGTCTTTGATCTGGACGGTCCGGTCAAGCAGGAACCGGCGGCCTCGGCCGTGCGGGCCTGGGCGCTGCGCCTGGTGCCCGAAGGCAGGGCCCGCGAGCACAACCAGGCCATGATGGAACTGGGCGCGCTGGTCTGCGGCAAAAAGCCGCGCTGCGCGCTCTGCCCCCTGGCCGCCTTCTGCGTCAGCCTGCATCTGGGCATTGTGGACCAGCGCCCGGTACCCGGCAAACGGGCCGCGATCACGCCCATTGAGGTGGTCACCGGCGTGCTGCGCCACACGGGCCGGGTTTTCGTGCAAAAGCGCCTGGCCTCCGGGGTCTGGGGCAATCTCTGGGAATTCCCCGGCGGCCGGGTGGAGCCGGGCGAAAGCCCGGAACAGGCCGTTGCCCGCGAGTTCGGCGAGGAAACCGGCTTCGACGTGGCCGTGGACCGCAGCTACGGCATCATCCGCCACGGCTATACCACCTACAGGATCACCCTGCACTGCTTCGCCCTCAGCCTGGCGGCGACAACGGCGGCCGCAACAGCGGCGGAACCGCCCGCCCCGCCCATCCTCACGGCGGCCAGCGCCTGGCGCTGGGTCACGCCCGTTGAACTGGAAAATCTGGCCATGCCCGCCGCCCACCGCAAACTGGCGGATCAGATTTTTGGGCCGGGCGGACAATCGCGCCTGCCCGGCGCATAG
- a CDS encoding methyl-accepting chemotaxis protein, whose product MTLFQKFSVSCIATAALTAVLAWAGTAFCPEGLGAAALTGAVLAALFTAFCLGLSARLIFLRPLKAVGQRLRDLAEGRLDAAQVFRAEDLPAIHAGLDAALRALKFERGLSRGVFQGLPMPYLLVDAQERTTSTNQACLDMLEIDDSVESCLGKTLAELFYNDPARETAVGKSIRNGEYFRNLDIVITGHKGRKIDVLANIFPIYDEDKACIGGLCLYVDMTALKRAEQLIMDKNERMALVARSLEEAVGRISGISGGLSRGIQQSDSGAAVSAQRLAEAAASMNEMNATVREVAKNAEAASGASALTREKAEAGAQVVEKAVRSIKQVHQLSLDLREDMGQLDEHARSINRIMNVISDIADQTNLLALNAAIEAARAGDAGRGFAVVADEVRNLAEKTMASTQDVGNAIQAIQDSTSKSMASVDKAVAQIEQATDLAGESGQALEEIVTTVEHTAGQVSAIATASEQQSAASEEINRSIDQVSGMAADTAKSMAEAREEMDRLVELTGTLEALMVRLKE is encoded by the coding sequence ATGACGCTTTTTCAAAAATTTTCAGTAAGTTGCATTGCGACGGCCGCGCTGACGGCGGTTCTGGCCTGGGCCGGGACGGCTTTTTGTCCCGAGGGTCTGGGCGCCGCGGCACTGACCGGGGCCGTGTTGGCCGCGCTGTTTACGGCCTTTTGCCTGGGCCTGAGCGCGCGGCTGATTTTTCTGCGGCCCCTGAAGGCTGTGGGACAACGGCTGCGCGATCTGGCCGAGGGCCGCCTGGACGCGGCCCAGGTCTTCCGGGCCGAGGATCTGCCCGCAATCCACGCGGGCCTGGACGCCGCGCTGCGCGCGTTGAAATTCGAGCGCGGCCTGTCGCGCGGCGTGTTTCAGGGCCTGCCCATGCCCTATCTGCTGGTGGACGCGCAAGAGCGTACCACCAGCACCAATCAGGCCTGCCTGGACATGCTGGAGATTGACGACAGCGTGGAGTCCTGCCTGGGCAAAACCCTGGCGGAACTCTTTTACAATGATCCCGCGCGGGAGACGGCGGTGGGCAAAAGCATCCGCAACGGCGAGTACTTCCGTAATCTGGATATCGTCATCACCGGCCACAAGGGGCGGAAAATCGACGTGCTGGCCAATATTTTTCCCATCTACGACGAGGACAAGGCCTGCATCGGCGGGCTCTGCCTCTATGTGGACATGACGGCCCTGAAGCGGGCCGAGCAGCTCATCATGGACAAGAACGAGCGCATGGCCCTGGTGGCGCGGTCCCTGGAAGAAGCCGTGGGCAGGATTTCCGGCATTTCCGGCGGCCTGTCGCGGGGCATCCAGCAATCGGACAGCGGCGCGGCCGTGTCCGCCCAGCGGCTTGCCGAAGCGGCGGCCTCCATGAACGAAATGAACGCCACTGTGCGCGAGGTGGCGAAAAACGCCGAGGCCGCTTCCGGCGCGTCGGCCCTGACCAGGGAAAAGGCCGAAGCCGGTGCGCAGGTCGTGGAAAAGGCCGTGCGCAGCATCAAACAGGTGCATCAACTCTCCCTGGACCTCAGAGAGGACATGGGCCAGCTGGATGAGCACGCCCGCTCCATCAACCGGATCATGAACGTCATTTCGGATATCGCGGACCAGACCAACCTGCTGGCCCTGAACGCGGCCATTGAAGCGGCCAGGGCCGGGGACGCCGGGCGCGGCTTTGCCGTGGTGGCCGACGAGGTGCGCAATCTGGCCGAAAAAACCATGGCTTCCACCCAGGATGTGGGCAACGCCATCCAGGCCATTCAGGACAGCACGTCCAAAAGCATGGCCTCCGTGGACAAGGCAGTGGCCCAGATCGAACAGGCCACGGATCTGGCGGGTGAGTCCGGCCAGGCTTTGGAGGAGATCGTCACCACCGTGGAGCACACGGCCGGTCAGGTCAGCGCCATTGCCACGGCCAGCGAGCAGCAGTCCGCGGCCAGCGAGGAGATCAACCGCTCCATCGACCAGGTCAGCGGCATGGCCGCCGATACGGCCAAATCCATGGCCGAGGCCCGCGAGGAAATGGACCGGCTGGTGGAGCTGACCGGCACCCTGGAAGCGCTCATGGTCCGGCTCAAAGAATAG
- the rimP gene encoding ribosome maturation factor RimP, which translates to MSENALKETVIRLAEPVVRSLGLVIWGVEVVQAGRMAVRLFVDVPSGAPESPQAADGEKNEAPSSASIGQCEEISRHLGLALEVEDAVPSAYVLEVSTPGLTRLFFSLDQMRPYLGDMVEARLHAPVAPEAAAGPADCGGGAPRRLWRGRLAAVEADAFVLEPAALSPEGEVSPEGLPPVRLPWAAVRRASRMYIFRQPVKPGKGSGKGSRKTPGKSAGPVPAHGEASPEAK; encoded by the coding sequence ATGAGCGAAAACGCCCTCAAGGAAACCGTCATTCGTCTGGCCGAACCCGTGGTCCGCTCCCTGGGGCTGGTCATCTGGGGCGTGGAAGTTGTCCAGGCCGGGCGCATGGCGGTGCGGCTCTTTGTGGACGTTCCTTCCGGCGCGCCGGAAAGCCCTCAGGCCGCCGACGGGGAGAAAAATGAAGCCCCCTCTTCAGCCAGCATAGGCCAGTGCGAGGAAATCTCCCGCCATCTGGGCCTGGCCCTGGAAGTGGAGGACGCCGTGCCCTCGGCCTATGTGCTGGAAGTATCCACCCCCGGGCTCACGCGCCTTTTTTTCAGCCTTGACCAGATGCGCCCCTATCTGGGCGACATGGTGGAAGCCCGGCTGCACGCCCCCGTGGCCCCGGAAGCCGCCGCGGGACCTGCGGATTGCGGAGGCGGGGCCCCCCGCCGCCTCTGGCGCGGCAGGCTCGCCGCCGTTGAGGCGGACGCCTTTGTGCTGGAACCCGCCGCGCTTTCCCCCGAAGGGGAGGTCAGCCCCGAGGGCCTGCCGCCCGTGCGCCTGCCCTGGGCGGCTGTGCGCCGGGCCAGCCGCATGTATATTTTCCGCCAGCCGGTGAAGCCCGGCAAGGGGTCAGGCAAGGGCTCCCGCAAAACTCCCGGCAAGAGCGCCGGTCCCGTCCCCGCCCACGGCGAGGCATCACCTGAAGCGAAGTAG